TGTTTCACCATTTATGTTTGAAAATCCAGGTCTCGCACATACTTACTCATATTTAAGCATTCAAGGAGAAAGCACTGGCAGTCACATTCTGAACAGTTACAACTGAAACCTTATCATGCGATATTTTCTATTAGAATATGCCGATACCAGTTACAATGGAAAATCTATGATTGTAACAAGAGGCACGTGTTGTAAAGGTGCTAATCACACAATTGCTTGGTTCTGGGCACATGTAGCCTGATTtccattaaaatttattgatgtAACTACTCAGACCTTGACCAGCTACACATCAAAAATTGGAACATATGAACTAGAATGTTAAGAAATTTCATATCTTACAACAGCAACAACGCCATCATATTGGCTGAGCTCCTCCTTCGTGGCAGCCAGCATCACATCGTATGCATGACTTGCCCTCTCAGTCACGATCACctgattaaaaaattcaaagatatttAAGCAATTATTATGTCTGCACATTTAATCATAGCCGTCCAAGGGAGAGAATTTTCCTCCCACACGCTCATGTTAGCTTAATAACGCCGGAACACTACTGTGAAAAGCTTCTATACATAATGAGTTGCTAGTTTATTGCAGATCTTGTGACGCAGCAGACATCTCAACTCGAAGTTCAAACACcaaatatgattaaaaaagTAGTCTAGACAGCAAGACATGCAAAGACAATTGCGAGTGCTATTAGAGGGCAAAACAACAACcatgatattattaaaaaagatgaacaaggaaaaatatttcaactaaagTCCAGTGCAGTTGGCAAggataataataagaaaagtaCAGCTTCTATATAcattaacaaaaaagaaaatctcagaGATAGCATCACTAACTTTAGAAGGAGGAGAATGTGAACCTTTGTATGCACTTTAGCACGTGCGAATATAGGAGACACGTTTTCCCACGTCGTACGGCCATTTTCCTTTCCGCTCTTCGGATGAACAAAAACCTGTTACCATGAAAGAGTTCTGGAAACGAGTTATTATCATTGAGGCAGCCAATTAATCTACATATCTCGCTCATGGAAGGGTAGCATCCCAGGAAGACCTTACCAGGAGATTCTTCGGCCTTTGCATTTCTTTGTCCAAACGGGAATTAATTAGATTTACCCACATCTGACATATCTGCCAATCTTTATGACTAAATACATATTTGTCTAAGATACACCGGCAAGGATGACACTTCGACGTTTGGACCCCGTGTACCACAAGGTGGTATATCTGTTCCATCATCGGCATGCCCATCAGTTACCATCATGTCATAATGCCAATGTGCTAACCAACACAAACAAGAACGAACCTGCGAGTCCTCGCTTAGAAGACATCTTGCGGGATTCGAGAGGTTTGATTCAGGAATTAAACCATGGTCGACAAACTCCACAGCATAAACATCAGCAAGTTTGATACTTGTTGCGACCAAAGGAGAACGTTTAATGCCACAGCAATCCGATCGATCCTGTTCCAAGTAAAGAGAAAGTCGTGTGAACTTAAGCCGTCATGTCTTCCGAAGCGTTCAAAAAGACATCTTTACGATCCTAAAACCAAAAACTTATCAATCGGAGAGCACATGTATTCATGGCGAGCATGAATCTCACTACACCACCACGCAATTCCAATCGCCTCCCTAACTGTTATTCTTTGGCCAAGATCAGCCGCCTATCTAGAAACATCACGGCAAAATCATGCGCGAACAGGAACATCCGTGCGCGCATCATtctcgaaaagaggaaaaagcgcTCACGCTGCGTAAGGGCTCGAGCAACCTCCAAGACAGCAGCCCATCGGAATCGAGGGTGAGGACCACTTCTCCGACGTTGTCCAAGATCAGATTGGCGGACAAGACCGCGGTGGTTTCGCCGGCGATGCCCCCGTTCGAGTCGGCAATGGGTTCGTGTGCGAGGATCGAATCGTCCCCGTTCCTTTCCATCAATCCACGCCTGTCCAATCCGATCTATCACGGAGATTcgcaagaaaacaagaaaagacaaGGTAACTAGGGACGGGGGAGGGACAAAAAAGTGCAGCGACGATCGCTGTTGAAACTTGATGGGAAGAAATGCGTCGAGAAAATTCATTGGCCGGGGGGTTGGTAACTTGGTCACAGTTCCGGTTCTTAGATTCACCGGTCCGTTGCTTCGGTTCGGCTCGAGGCAGACCGATGCCGACGTTGTTGCCCCATCGATTAGCTTGGTTCTCCAAGAAATTGGGCCGGGTCTGTCCATTGACAGCCTGTCAAGTAAGCACGTTTCGACCAAAACGACCAATCACAATTACAAGATTCCAGCCGATGAAAATAACAATGACAGGATGATAATCATTGATAATATCGtatgaaaatgaattaaaagcATGAACAAACTCAACAACACGTTACACCAGttgataaaatcaaatcaatagtCCTTAGAGTTAGAAAATCTCTCTCCAAATTTGAGCTTCCCAACCTCAAGTTTCATGCATTTGGCCATTAATCTTTCAGGTAAAACTGAAGTTGGTGATATCACAGCAAAAGCCTACAGCTTTCAAAAGAGGAGGAATGGAAGTGGTCATATCATATACTATCATATACCATACACAGGCTCTTGCTTACATTCACAGGGCCGAAACTGGCAATATCAGCACAAGTGATTTCTCGAAGCATTCGAATCTTTTCATTATTAGATTGGTCTGCTCAAGTATCAACAAGCTATCCTGCAACTCGCAGAGGCCCATATAAAAGGCAATTCAGAAAACAAGACAGCTATTTATTGCATAACAGAAGAGACCACTCCTCGTGGATGCACAACAAGGGCGAAAATCTTCTCAATGCAAATACAAGTTCTCCAAAGCAGACAAATTATTGCGaaacaaaatatttattgaaCATGGAGAAGAACCTAGGGTGTAGGAGTAATGTCTATATAACAGCTAACATTTACAATATCTATCCAAAAACTAGGCTATAAGGAAGCATCATGAATAAATTGGTTGAAGCCAATGATGCTGCTGATGATGCACGATCCAAACGGTCAGCATCCCTTTCTGTACAAGGACGGACTCCAATCTCAGTTATCTCCAAACTGTCTCGTTGGCATCCGTGAAAATGGCATTGTGATGTTGTATGAGGCATTGAACAACCTCGATGGCACCAAAATCCATTGGAGTCCCATCATCCAAGGGAATCATGGATGACGCAACGGCAGTATCATCCTCTTCTGCAATTAGAATGGGAATGAGAATCACAAGTATGTTTTTCTGTAGAGTACAACACAGAatccttattaaaaaaaaaaagtcatcattTTGGCCTTCAAGGACATTGAACATTGGACCAAGTGTTGGCATATAcattttgatttattaatatagaTATCCAATGGCTGTAAACTTGAAAGACAAGGTGCCTGCAAGACCGAAAGGTTTAGGGCATTCACTTTTCAGGCAACAAATGGTTAATCTCCTAACATATCCCACTGCTGACAATAATTTGGATCATATCCACCGTGCATGAACCAACATGCTCAGCACAGAAGAAACCATCTATGCAAAAACACATTATATAAGCTTACCAACCTGCAAGCATGTCCCATGCACTGTAAGTAGGCGCCTTGTCTGTGCCGTTCTGACCTGTGCGTGGATCATTCCAGTACTGCCTATAATACTCAGGTTTCTGCCCATTCTGCCACATAATCAAAGGAGCAAATTCCATAGCTAAACTCTGTGCATCCATCTGAAGGAAATAAAGGGCCGTGCAAAAAGCTGGTCAATAAAATTATATACCACTTCAACCAAAGAATTAGATTATATACCACTCCAGTTAGCATTTTGATCagaatgtaaaagaaaatacatgCAAGAACTCAACAATATCAAGAAACATCATATGTAATACATGTCGCGTAGAATGGACTTCCCCAAAATTGTTGGGAAGCTTATAATTTGTCAATCTCTCACATTCGCCAGAAGTATTCAAACAATGAAATAAAAGGATGATGGCCTGTGAGGCTCTCTCCAACATTGCCTTAACCAGGATTGATTCTCAGTCTCCATGCACAAGGTAGAATAACAAATTGATGGTCATGCACAGTTAACTAGTGGGCATACAGTATATGATAACTTCCTTGTAGACATATACTACATGACAATTTCCAGCTCCAGTCCTGCTGGATTATGTGGAAGCAGCAAAGGATAACCATGCAAGCTTCTAACAGGAGAAAAAAATTCTCacaagcttccaaggaacacaGCACAACTAAACCTGGTgaaggaatatatgagaatgtTTGAATGGTGGCACCAGCACTGACAAGGCAAGACTAACATGTCAAGGATGCTTTGACTACGCTAAAACCGGTTAataaccaagaaaaataaatcttcAGATACATTAACTGAACTGGGAAACCATATTGCTTGTGAACACGCTAGATTACCAATCACGTGATAAAGATATTCTATTATTATAAAGTTTCATATCTCTCATCATCCATGTAATGAAAAAGGTAAACATTTTCTTATGCTATACATTTAATGTCTTGCAcgttaattaatattttccataatctGTAAATGCTTTCTAATAAAAGACATATTTAGAATGTTGACCAGAATCGAgctggggagagagagagagagagagagagagagagatgattccTGCCTTGTTCAGAAGGGACTTCTGGCTCACACGGTGCAGTAGTGCAGTGATATATTCCAAAGTCATAAAATTCACCGTCGGAAGCTTCTTTAGTATGTTTCTCATTGCATTTATACTAGAACGAGCTCCTTTGATCTCTTCATAAAGTTCAAAAGTGGTGAGCGGTTCTGGAAGGCTTGCAAGATAACATTTGACTAAAGCTGCTATGTCCACTGGATTTACACCATCAGGCAGAGATGCATTTGAATCTGGAGTGACCAAATTTTATCAACACCTACCagattaaataaatgaaactgCCTTTGGAAAGAAGAAAGTATCTGAGATACCTAGATTGAATGATGAGACCAACTGCTGGATAACCTTCTTATCTCCTTCAGACTTGAACAGATACGGAGCATTTAGGCCTAATAAACATGTTAGTACCCAAAATTACTTTCATTGGACAATTACTGCATCATGCATATCTAAACAAGCTTAGCATAACCTAAAATTAAATAACCTGATAATACGAGGTAATCAGCACATTTGACCAAAATTTGCGGAATTGGCCGGCTGGACTCTTCACGATGTACAGTTACCTCAATCGGAACTCCAAATACTGAAGAAAGTTGGAAAAGCAAATTTAATTGCTGTCAAGCAGGAAAGCCTCACAAAAGTTGTACCTATTTCACTAACAAACCGAGTAAAAGGATTGTCTAGCTGCATTGTCAAACAATGTCATAAATCACAGGACTCGTCAATATTGCAACTGCCATGTTTATGCCTGGCAAGTCCAAACACTATATCCCCAACGGACAAAAACACGATAACCAGTTTCTTTGTCTGCCGGCAAGATAACATTTTATACCAGAACTAACCTAACAATATATTGACGATAAGATTCAGATTATTCACTCTCAGGAAATTGAGTATTTCTAATTTATGTTGCATTTCACATGTGTCGGGTTATTCCATGAGAAATGATGATGTAGGACTACATCACCTACATATAGACACAGACCTTATTTAATAGATCCTGAAATCGCTTATCAATTCAAAGAGAGTTGTCAAGTAATGACTGGCAATACTTCATTTTTAAGCCAAGAAATATTGTCAGTCTTCACTTTAacctaaagaaagaaaaaagatgaccGATATCCCATGACTTCACCCATCTGCATTTACAATATAGCCACTCACCATCAGTGCTTGCAACACCCTGCAATCAGTGAAGTGTCGTGTGTTAGGCACTTGccaaaattttagagagagagggagagagagtttccTCAAATCCTACCTTTTGCCACCTTTCGATATCAGTAATTATTGTTTTACTTTTCTGTGCAGTCTTTTTTGCCACCTGAACAAATTTCAACATCTAAATGAGTAAACTTCCTTTTCATTAACCAACAGATATACATTGAATTTGTCAAGACCTATAATCTGTATCCTACCATTTGTCAGGTCATTAATCAAATTGCACTAATAATTTTGCTGCTTCTATTATACAATCAGCGGGCGTCACTTATGTATATACTATGCCTATTAATTACTACTTCATCTGTTTATTGTGTTGTGAAAAATCTAAATCGCAAACTGAAGCTGAACAGAGGTACCTCCTCGACTTTCGTCTTGCCAACGGCAACCTTATCCTTTGTCTCAGAAATGCCCTTCCTTAGAATTGAGCCCGTTGATGCTGCTGCCTCTATGAGGCGCTCCTGCATAGCGTGTCTGGTAGATGGTTGCTGTAGCAGTGTCCAGCGACTCTTGACACTCAACCCAACTCGTCCTGCCACTTCAGCAACATTGCCTTTAGCATCCTTTGCGACCTCGCCAACAAATGTTCCTGCAGTTTGCCCAGCTTCTTTAAGCTTCACACCTGCAAAAAACCATTGAGAATGTGACAAGCAGTTCCAGTGAAGGATCTCCAGAAGAACATTAGGAAAAAATAATCTCTtacctgaagaagaaaagaagccacTCGCCTTATCTTTCCACTGAGGTGAGAAGGGCAAAGGCATTGATAGCGAAGCTAGCCAGCCGGACCAAGATGAATTCAATATCCCAACCAAAAGTTCTGTTGAATAAAAAACACATTGACAATGtatccaaaaatgaaaacaacaaaGTATCTCAAGCGTTCTTCAATAATGTAAAGGAGATTTGAGCTTCTTAGGAAAGCAGCTGATCAAAACTGAATACCTAcatcaaagaaaatggaaaccagacatccccccccaaaaaaaaaaaaaaaaaaaacacacacacacagaaaGTAAGAAAGAAGAATGACAACTAGACATGCCAGTTGTACTTAAAACTCCTTTCATGGCATTGAATTAGTTGGCTGAAACCACCTACAAAACAGGCTTAGTTGTCCAGCACATGCAGGATGGGGAATTAAGAAATGCCCAAAGGAACTAGCTAGATGATTTGATATGTGTAAACCAGCATGACTGACAGTAAACACGACTGAAGGTGAATATTTTGAACGAAAGGATGTCGCTGCAGTGGAGGTTCGCATACTGATGGATGTAGGTATGCCTGAACACTCACCAATCTTTACAGAAAAGAAAACCCATTCGTCCAGACTCTAAATTTGGTTTGGCAGTACAAATTAGTAAGCGTACGGCACTTCAATCCTGAAGCCATCAAACTGTTTTTCTCTAAACACAGACTTTACACAGCACAAACCCAGTACCCACGACAGCAGTAGGCGTCCCATCTGAAAGCGCGTATACCCACAAGATCAACGTCgaaacgaaagaaaaagatccaaaattcacattaaaaaatcaagaattctcTCCAAGAGTCCGACgtaagagaagaaaaagcaaaagggtGTCCAGAACAATGAGCTCTGCACAGGTTCCTCGCCCCATCACTCCAAACAAGAACAATCGACATCGGTTCCGCTCATCGAGAACGCAATCAAACGAAAAAACCACCCGTCCCGCAGCGAAAACACGACCGAAGAAGCACGAACCGCGAAAAAGCTTCGGACACGCGCAGCGGAGAATCGAGGATTGAGAACAATTCGACGGATCGAACGGACGTAAAGACGGCGCGCACCTGATATGCTCGATGACGATGGAAtccggagggagagagagagagcgagacgGGAATCGGTTGAGCTGATGAGCACGGAGGAGGAGCAACTTTTGGCCTGCTGAGTTTGAACTTCAAAGTCGCCTCTCCTATTtgcgatattttttttttaatatgatgaattttctCCTGAGAGGGAAAGCGGCAGTGAGACTGGGAGAGGCGAGAGCGAGTGGACAGATTctctcctcccccttttttgtttttttttttccctcttccttttGCTATATTTGGGGGGTTATCGAAGGAGACCCGTGGTCTAATTTAACTAATCAATAAAGTGATCCGAAGCAAAATTCGCTAATCAACGGTTGTTTGACCCgtccttttcaaaatttgaaagagagagagagagattagcaGCCGATGAGGTTTTACTCTGCGGCCTTTTGCTTTTTGGAGCGTGGAAACAGACAAATGTGCCGATCCGGTTCGATCTCATCCATCCCGACTCGAATTGGGATTTCAATTTCCGGGCACGAATGAATCCACAATATCATTGGATCCGGTTTCGAGAATGGCACGCGTTCTGGGCCCATGCCGACCCAAGACGAAGAGATTCGCAAACCCAGTGTAATCACGGCAGCTGGATTCCGTGAGAGTGACGTGACTGAGGAGCATGATTGAGCCGGTCTCCATGAGGGGCGAGGCTGTACGATGATTGACCGTGAATAGTTCCCGATTGCTTATGACATTGGCATTCGATCGATGGGAAAGGAATGGTCCAAAGAGGCCGAAGGCAGAAGAATCGAGATTGAAACAAGGACCCACATTGAGCATGTCCCTTTTTGATAAAGTAAAGTTTGCTTTGTCCCATGCATGGATTACACTTCAAGGGCCCCATCGATTTGTGCAAGTTTTCCACCAAAAAGGATtctgaaaaacaaagaaaattggcTTGTACGATGAAGCCACTCCTCAGCAGTACCATGGACATTGGAGTTGTATGATAATCACGGCCAAATAGAGGAAGATGGGTACATTGCTTAACTAAAGTAACATGACCACGATCCAAAGTTCCTCGCAATCGAGTCAGACTAACAGTCAAACCACCGTAAACACTGATTTCTCCAGTTAGCCGCTCCAATGGAATGTACAATCATCTAGGAGCAATAAATTACTGCCTAAAGTCCTAAATGAGGATGGCAATAGCCGAAACGGCAGAGGCACGATTTACATGAAACTGGCATGAATTACCAGAGCCATCCCTGTCTTGCATCAACAGCTTTCACATTGGTATGCATAAGGGGCACAGTCTCATATAGGGAAAGCAGCTCATTCAGGCATCTGCTTCTGTGGTCACCATGGCCTTCTAAACCGCTTGTACCTGAGGCTCCTATCTTGTAAGTCTTCCCTGAAAAATTTTTGTCAAGAGATATTAGCAAAAACAGTTTGTCATGAAAGCATTTAGCGAAAAGCATACCTGGAAATGATAGAGTAGGGATTTTTTCACCTTTTAATTAACTAGATGAGTGGAATATGTACCTCGCATGTCATGCTAATAATGCAATTTTTAACGGTACGGTGAGGTCATTGGTAAGACTCAGAGTTATTACATTGCTGACTATTTATAATGCAAAGGAGGCTAGCTTATATGAGGCTTTTTTCAAGGAAGGGTGATCATCTTTCTACTTCCTTTCAAGGATACTCAAGTTCCCATCCTCTTTATCTCTACTATTATTCTGCATCTGTGCCTTGCAAAAGGCAGGTTGGACTGGCTGTTATCTATGTTGGAAAGGCAATATGGTACTAGGCTGGACagataaaaaaatctaattcgCAGTCTGTACATATCTTCCCTTTTTCATTAAGGAGTTCCAAGCAATATGGTACTAGCTTGGGGAGATCAATACCTTTCACCCAAATTGGAGGAGAACCAGAGGCATTGGCAATGAGCAGAGACATTGCAATATCTTCACAAATTCTGAGTAGCataagaaaaaatgaatttcaattcattCAAGGACATatagaatcaatcaaaaatgCAGCACCATGTAGTCATTGTTCTACAAAAACTTTGAAAGCTGTACCTCTCCCTAGTAAGATAATCATGAACTGTCGATGGCATTATATAGGTGTACATATCCAGGTATTTTCTATGAAAGAATGCTGCTTGTGCAAGAACCATGCTGTAGGTGCCCTTCCACCAAACTGACCACCATCCTTCATATTTGTAATAAGGAATACCGTTTCCCTGCAACAGGTCAAAAATACACTTACTCAGTGACGGCTTCAGGACGAATCCTCTTGTTCCATTTATACTCTGGAAATCAATTGGTCCCAATTCTTTTCCAACCATTGGAGGAtactttttttcaaagaaaacaagTAGGTTTGAATTTAATCTTCCTGGCGTAACTTTGGTGCCTAGTGTTAGTTACATGTTCTATAATCAAGTCCGTTTGTTACTTCCCCCATAATACTTCTGGTGAGCATCAGCTATTTTCCataacattttcctttaatatATAGAAGTGGTTATAGACTGCTAATCCTCAAATATCCAAAGAAAGACACCTAAAGACTTTCTAGAGAAAACCCAATAGGAGTTTCACAAAACTACAGCGATGTACAAGTACAACAGGCCATACTGTCCTTCCATAATGATGGGTCCATTTTGCAGCTTGTAAGTTCATCATGGAGTCAGAGGATAGATTCTCCCACTTTGCCAAATGTTCAGAACAACTCTCCGAGATCTTATTCATTCCCACAAATGATAGAATAGCAAAGATACAAATCCAACCTCTGCTTTTAGCGAATGTGCACGAGGAACAAATCCCACCATAGTGGAAGGAGCACTCTGCCACACCGTGAAAGCAAAATCCAGAGTAGGACATGGAATAATCACATCATGATCAACAGAGAAAACAGCATCAGTTCTGATGTCCCCACTTGGCCTGAATCTACTTATCGTGGTACTCCCACTGATGATATCAAACTTAAAATCATGCTTATGAGACTTCGACGCCACAACTTCATTGAGATGGGACTTTAGTTTCTCCTGTGGCGGATCACTTTTGCTCCATATGACGCATATTGCATCGGTACCAGTGCAGGATGCATAATGACCAACAGTTTGCTTAAGATGGTTGTTTCGGTTCCATGTGTTGATTAGCACAGTGTAACCACCCCTGCAAATCAAAAGAGAGAAGCACAAAACGAGCTCGCATTTCACCGATCGCTTCTCGTAATCCAAGTACCATGCGAGTAAAAGAAGCAGCAGCCAGTGCACGCTAAAACTATGTAGACATCACAGAATCATCATCAATAATGAATCAGTAAAACGAAACTGAAGCAAAAGAAATCAGATCTAGAAGACGTCAAGTCATCATTCATCAAGATAGCAAACTTTAGTGCCCATTGTCTGAGCAGAGCTTATCGTGGAGCAAAAGAATCACCGACATTCAATAATTACAAAGGAAATGAACCAGTGAATGTTtctattgaaaaataatcaGGTGATTTGTCTCTGAGACCAGAACCCAATATGCTATTTCACAATTTGCAAACTACAAACGCCAATCATTCCCAGAAACGTCATGCATGCAAAAACAACAAGTCGCTAAAACACTCTTGAAACGAACAGAATCAAACACAATCTCACGGAAGAAAGTCGTGCGGGAATTTGTTCAGAGATACCTCGAAGGAGAAGAGACTGAAGAAGGTTGATGAAAGTTCCATCCCATAAAAGAGTCCAATCTCGAGCCGACCAAGAGAACGAGGCCCAGGACGACGACGCAGGCGAGGAGCTTCACCTTGgggcggccgccgccgccgccgcagagCGGGTGGCGGGGCCGCCACAGGAGGAGCAGCCACCGGCTGCCGAACGCGCCCCGGGCGGCCGCTTTCTCCTTCGCCGGCGAGCACAGCCCGGCTTCCTCCTCGCGGATTCTGACTAGGGTGGAAGCGGAGGACATGGATGATCGAAGTCAACGCCGCTGGCGATCGTGATTAGTTTAGCTCGGGCTATGACCATGACTGGCTTCGATTGATAATAATTAGCCTGCGATTGCGAAGTCGACCGTTACGACAAGTGACAAGCCGGGGGAGGGAAGACCCGCGCTCGTGGACTGGGACTCAGTCTGTCGGGTCGGGTTCGTGTTATTTCATTGCTGGAGCTGACATA
The sequence above is drawn from the Eucalyptus grandis isolate ANBG69807.140 chromosome 11, ASM1654582v1, whole genome shotgun sequence genome and encodes:
- the LOC104424319 gene encoding uncharacterized Rho GTPase-activating protein At5g61530, producing MPLPFSPQWKDKASGFFSSSGVKLKEAGQTAGTFVGEVAKDAKGNVAEVAGRVGLSVKSRWTLLQQPSTRHAMQERLIEAAASTGSILRKGISETKDKVAVGKTKVEEVAKKTAQKSKTIITDIERWQKGVASTDVFGVPIEVTVHREESSRPIPQILVKCADYLVLSGLNAPYLFKSEGDKKVIQQLVSSFNLDSNASLPDGVNPVDIAALVKCYLASLPEPLTTFELYEEIKGARSSINAMRNILKKLPTVNFMTLEYITALLHRVSQKSLLNKMDAQSLAMEFAPLIMWQNGQKPEYYRQYWNDPRTGQNGTDKAPTYSAWDMLAEEDDTAVASSMIPLDDGTPMDFGAIEVVQCLIQHHNAIFTDANETVWR
- the LOC104424318 gene encoding ceramide kinase isoform X3 is translated as MERNGDDSILAHEPIADSNGGIAGETTAVLSANLILDNVGEVVLTLDSDGLLSWRLLEPLRSDRSDCCGIKRSPLVATSIKLADVYAVEFVDHGLIPESNLSNPARCLLSEDSQIYHLVVHGVQTSKCHPCRCILDKYVFSHKDWQICQMWVNLINSRLDKEMQRPKNLLVFVHPKSGKENGRTTWENVSPIFARAKVHTKVIVTERASHAYDVMLAATKEELSQYDGVVAVGGDGFFNEILNGFLSLWHKAPYPPAPADFVQSLGDYGDFSMHNTNERGDEGDSGTCYTGDGSQLLLPKEGFRFGIIPAGSTDAIVICTTGARDPITSALQIVMGKNVPLDITQIVRWRTTAESKVEPCVRYAASFAGYGFYGDVITESEKYRWMGPKRYDYAGTKVFLRHRSYEAEVAVLQVNSEETHPVEGVLNQNQIHNGVKWVG
- the LOC104424321 gene encoding glycosyltransferase family 64 protein C4: MSSASTLVRIREEEAGLCSPAKEKAAARGAFGSRWLLLLWRPRHPLCGGGGGRPKVKLLACVVVLGLVLLVGSRLDSFMGWNFHQPSSVSSPSRGGYTVLINTWNRNNHLKQTVGHYASCTGTDAICVIWSKSDPPQEKLKSHLNEVVASKSHKHDFKFDIISGSTTISRFRPSGDIRTDAVFSVDHDVIIPCPTLDFAFTVWQSAPSTMVGFVPRAHSLKAEGNGIPYYKYEGWWSVWWKGTYSMVLAQAAFFHRKYLDMYTYIMPSTVHDYLTRERICEDIAMSLLIANASGSPPIWVKGKTYKIGASGTSGLEGHGDHRSRCLNELLSLYETVPLMHTNVKAVDARQGWLW